A DNA window from Paenibacillus sp. HWE-109 contains the following coding sequences:
- a CDS encoding sensor histidine kinase: MQIQFLHFLRRSFLVKILILMMTLFLIPLLILASISQHVANTAVEVQVNKVNYQVVGQVMDRIELTMNQLESLGYQYGSLPAIERVLSPNNSPFSHVMQINDMIASLNNVVSIASTIQGITVYSVWSDQLIPTTGTSAEDLGRYKLLIQNFMASTATRSYMNFPPDELNSTYVNAAVYMQKIPYGTKEDARGVLLIALRDTLYQQLTAKIELGNLSTLAITTPNGSIIEAKGPSSPSQTQDRIYAILNQWNEQQQPSQFQFEQSIVSLRQSEQFDGSIVISEIPSSEITQSTGTIRATVRFFLFLLTFLGLLATLAFGFYLYQPLIGIRRQIERIKHGDFTPYQAVNTQNEIGELSVVLNAMSSRLQSLMSELQETEEIKRRNEIKFLQSQINPHFLYNSLNTIRMFAMLKDYDKINVLMGRLTALLRYSMESYEQTVPFHREIDYLRDFLAMLELRYNRHFHLHVEADPSLMEMQVPRMLLQPMIENAIFHGILPVADMDGQLTIRLRPDSRTNRLILEIEDNGEGIEASRLRIIEHKLHQQEISENIGLKNVWERVKLVFGANSEVTIQSLPHQGTLIRFTLPMKSITN; encoded by the coding sequence GTGCAAATTCAATTCCTGCATTTTTTGCGAAGAAGCTTTCTCGTTAAAATTCTTATCCTCATGATGACCTTGTTCTTGATCCCCTTGTTAATCTTGGCCTCCATTTCACAGCACGTTGCGAATACAGCCGTTGAAGTCCAAGTAAATAAAGTCAACTATCAAGTCGTCGGCCAAGTGATGGATCGCATTGAACTCACGATGAACCAACTTGAATCCTTGGGCTACCAATATGGATCGCTGCCTGCAATTGAGCGTGTTTTATCGCCAAATAACAGCCCCTTCAGCCATGTCATGCAAATCAATGATATGATCGCTTCCCTGAACAATGTAGTTTCTATTGCCAGTACAATTCAAGGTATAACCGTGTATTCCGTGTGGAGTGATCAACTTATTCCCACTACAGGAACAAGTGCTGAAGATCTAGGTCGTTATAAATTACTTATCCAAAATTTCATGGCTTCGACGGCTACGCGGAGCTATATGAATTTCCCCCCCGATGAACTAAATTCCACGTATGTGAATGCGGCTGTCTATATGCAAAAGATCCCCTACGGGACCAAAGAAGATGCCCGAGGTGTTCTGCTAATTGCACTGCGTGATACCTTGTATCAGCAGTTAACCGCCAAGATTGAATTAGGCAATCTTAGTACACTCGCTATTACTACACCGAATGGCAGCATCATTGAAGCCAAAGGCCCTTCAAGTCCTTCTCAGACACAAGACCGCATCTACGCCATTTTGAATCAGTGGAATGAGCAGCAGCAGCCTTCACAATTTCAATTTGAACAATCCATCGTCTCGCTTCGTCAGTCTGAACAATTCGATGGCAGTATCGTCATCTCGGAAATTCCTTCCAGTGAAATTACACAAAGCACGGGCACGATTAGGGCAACCGTTCGTTTCTTTCTTTTCCTGTTAACCTTCCTGGGGCTGCTCGCCACCCTTGCTTTCGGTTTTTATTTATATCAGCCCTTAATCGGCATTCGCAGACAAATTGAACGCATCAAACATGGCGATTTTACGCCATACCAAGCTGTGAATACGCAGAATGAAATTGGCGAACTCAGCGTCGTACTGAACGCCATGTCCTCCCGTTTGCAATCGCTTATGTCGGAACTGCAAGAAACCGAAGAAATCAAGAGACGCAACGAAATTAAATTTCTGCAATCCCAGATTAATCCTCACTTTTTGTATAACAGCTTGAATACCATTCGTATGTTCGCCATGTTGAAAGATTATGATAAAATCAACGTGCTCATGGGGCGGCTCACGGCTTTGCTTCGCTATTCAATGGAAAGCTACGAACAGACTGTGCCTTTTCACCGGGAAATTGACTACTTGCGCGATTTTCTTGCGATGCTGGAGCTGCGCTATAATCGACATTTTCATTTGCATGTGGAAGCAGATCCCAGTCTAATGGAAATGCAAGTTCCACGGATGCTGCTGCAGCCGATGATTGAGAACGCCATTTTTCACGGCATCTTGCCTGTTGCTGACATGGATGGACAACTGACCATTCGGCTTCGACCAGACTCACGCACGAACCGGCTGATTCTTGAAATCGAAGACAATGGCGAAGGGATCGAAGCCAGTCGATTGCGGATTATTGAGCACAAGCTGCATCAGCAGGAAATTAGCGAAAATATTGGTTTGAAAAACGTTTGGGAACGCGTCAAACTTGTCTTCGGCGCGAATTCCGAAGTCACCATCCAGAGCCTTCCACATCAGGGGACACTCATACGTTTCACCCTGCCGATGAAGTCTATCACGAACTAA
- a CDS encoding extracellular solute-binding protein, with amino-acid sequence MTRKKSLIMAVTMLIACMPLVACSSETKPGSSANPKATNTSSSDSTIASAPTKIKALAILFGQTPSTNNKAQADLEQRGNVKLEVDFVPGDAYSDKMNVALSSGHSYDLILWTDPIDKFQKLVKQGAFHEITPYLQGQKNLNLIPTATLQGLQVDGKNYGIPRPRGLYGGGLAHVVIRKDWLDAYQLPLPQTLDEFYHDLQIFKKKDPVGGGKTIPLTLSNEVDWNPPFNETLPFTFAFGLPYGYKVEGNKAVAAIQAPQYKLYLDWLKQLWSEQLVDLESPIIKSQQSVDKFLAGTAGAIVSNASLMSDLYLDKLKKADPKANPVFIPVLTGPKGDKGVIVTTGFYGIWAIPSSVPKDKVQSIVNFLNFSANEDNFHFAKTGVIGVHSNGYIDGVVHRTPEQTNVFNAERPDQWVLENRYDPYIYANSTRPEVLAAQKSALDAISTIGIENPFIFYASSTLAKTPDHLKNVNEAMLKYVMGESTYEGVQNQIDAWSKGVGSSILKEYMDQYTAAHK; translated from the coding sequence ATGACAAGAAAAAAATCATTGATTATGGCAGTGACCATGCTTATAGCGTGTATGCCGCTTGTGGCGTGCTCATCAGAAACGAAACCTGGATCAAGCGCAAACCCAAAAGCAACCAATACGTCGTCCTCAGATAGCACAATAGCCTCTGCGCCAACGAAAATTAAGGCGCTTGCGATCCTCTTCGGGCAGACGCCAAGTACGAACAACAAGGCGCAGGCTGATTTGGAACAACGCGGCAATGTGAAGCTTGAAGTCGATTTCGTCCCCGGCGATGCTTACTCGGATAAAATGAACGTGGCGCTGTCTTCCGGTCATTCCTATGATTTGATCCTTTGGACGGATCCGATTGATAAATTTCAGAAGCTTGTGAAACAGGGCGCTTTTCACGAGATCACGCCGTATTTGCAAGGACAAAAAAACTTGAATCTCATCCCCACAGCTACGCTGCAAGGACTTCAAGTAGATGGCAAAAACTATGGTATTCCAAGACCGCGTGGTCTGTATGGCGGCGGCTTGGCCCATGTTGTTATACGCAAAGACTGGTTGGATGCCTACCAGCTGCCTCTTCCGCAAACGTTGGATGAGTTCTATCATGATCTCCAAATTTTCAAAAAGAAAGACCCGGTTGGCGGCGGCAAAACGATTCCGCTTACGCTTAGCAACGAAGTGGACTGGAATCCGCCATTCAATGAAACACTGCCTTTTACGTTTGCTTTCGGGCTTCCTTATGGATATAAAGTGGAAGGGAATAAAGCCGTTGCGGCGATCCAAGCACCCCAATACAAATTATATCTGGACTGGCTCAAACAGCTATGGAGTGAGCAATTAGTAGACTTGGAATCGCCAATTATTAAATCCCAGCAATCTGTAGACAAATTCCTTGCAGGAACGGCAGGGGCAATTGTGAGCAACGCAAGCCTTATGAGTGATTTGTATCTGGATAAGCTCAAAAAAGCGGACCCGAAGGCAAATCCTGTCTTCATTCCAGTCTTAACGGGTCCCAAAGGCGACAAAGGTGTGATTGTCACGACTGGCTTCTATGGCATATGGGCGATCCCCTCGTCCGTACCCAAAGACAAAGTGCAGAGCATCGTGAATTTTTTGAACTTCTCAGCGAATGAAGATAACTTTCATTTTGCCAAAACGGGCGTTATCGGCGTTCATTCAAACGGTTATATAGATGGCGTGGTTCATCGTACACCGGAACAAACGAATGTGTTCAATGCCGAACGTCCGGATCAATGGGTACTCGAAAACAGATATGATCCTTATATTTACGCAAACAGCACGAGACCGGAAGTATTAGCAGCGCAGAAATCGGCATTGGATGCGATCAGCACAATCGGCATTGAGAACCCTTTTATTTTCTATGCTTCTTCTACATTGGCCAAAACACCGGATCATTTGAAAAATGTCAATGAAGCGATGCTCAAGTACGTTATGGGAGAAAGCACCTATGAGGGCGTACAGAATCAAATTGATGCTTGGTCCAAAGGCGTGGGCAGTTCAATCCTGAAGGAGTATATGGATCAATACACAGCCGCTCATAAATGA
- a CDS encoding ABC transporter ATP-binding protein, whose protein sequence is MSDERLAVLQVHIDQAGYEEQPDTIKQIHFDVKQGELVGLLGPNGAGKSTTIKSILGLLKDFKGKISFMGERKSYAYIPEHPILYDELTLWEHMEFAASVYELDRTVFLERADDLLHRFRLLDEKHHLPGKFSKGMQQKIMLILGFLNKPDVYIVDEPFIGLDPKAIKDFLGMLDEERKRGAGILMSTHVLDTAERICTSFVLLSGGRLVANGTLQDIQQQCGMPEAPLFDCFHSLL, encoded by the coding sequence GTGTCAGATGAACGATTAGCTGTTTTACAAGTACATATTGATCAAGCTGGGTATGAGGAACAGCCTGATACCATTAAACAGATTCATTTTGACGTGAAGCAAGGGGAACTGGTCGGTTTATTGGGTCCCAATGGAGCAGGAAAGAGTACGACGATTAAGAGTATCCTAGGTTTGTTGAAGGATTTTAAAGGGAAGATCTCCTTTATGGGTGAACGCAAAAGTTATGCCTACATTCCGGAGCACCCGATTCTGTACGATGAATTGACATTATGGGAGCATATGGAATTCGCGGCTTCCGTCTATGAACTGGATCGTACGGTATTCCTTGAGCGCGCGGATGATCTCTTGCATCGTTTTCGACTATTGGATGAGAAGCACCATTTACCTGGTAAATTCTCCAAAGGGATGCAGCAGAAAATTATGCTGATCCTCGGATTTTTGAATAAGCCTGATGTGTATATTGTGGACGAGCCCTTCATCGGTCTGGACCCTAAGGCGATCAAAGATTTCTTGGGAATGCTGGATGAAGAACGCAAGCGCGGCGCAGGAATTCTAATGAGTACACATGTACTAGATACGGCAGAACGCATCTGTACATCGTTTGTGCTGCTATCAGGCGGACGATTGGTCGCCAATGGAACGTTGCAGGATATTCAACAACAATGCGGCATGCCGGAAGCGCCGCTCTTCGACTGCTTCCATTCCTTATTATGA
- a CDS encoding ABC transporter permease, translated as MNSSFQLFTRRVRSDWFFQYKALRMAVDWIIAIYFVIPLIIVAGYQYYSWWVKQPAWFSWITPMVVAVVFYLFTWLGTIRYFVEEGDQLFLRQNQTWFHHLMVLGYRYSLVLQGLTTLLLILVFLPLLMQSYSYSVTQVIAFWLLTYVLKLNFGLLRQLLALRFYGIVLWLLRIVIFAGAFFVYQFIVIEANHALYNWVAILLLVVLVVFLTRARLQEKGTFFADIARERDARMRIVSLMLIRVLEKKRKPTRKYPLFFARSQRLFKGKGAGNGLADLLTKSFYRSGTQWKQTLQFVVVLSGAMFALPGALKIIVWIIAACLLVFWRKSFCKDELRAPFLTLFPIQDTDKHQALQTAIPVLVLPAIVLISLFAGISFFTWWGPLLMIGAAIPLAYGTSSVFTSWY; from the coding sequence TTGAACAGCAGCTTTCAGCTATTTACGCGAAGAGTTCGTTCGGATTGGTTCTTTCAATATAAAGCTTTGCGGATGGCAGTGGATTGGATCATTGCGATTTATTTTGTTATTCCGCTGATCATTGTGGCTGGGTATCAGTATTATTCATGGTGGGTGAAGCAGCCTGCTTGGTTTAGTTGGATAACGCCAATGGTAGTGGCTGTTGTCTTCTATCTATTTACTTGGCTGGGCACGATTCGATATTTTGTGGAGGAAGGCGATCAGCTCTTTCTCAGGCAGAACCAGACGTGGTTTCATCACCTGATGGTGCTTGGCTACAGGTATTCTTTGGTTTTGCAGGGTTTAACGACGCTTTTGTTGATCCTTGTTTTTCTTCCGCTATTGATGCAAAGCTATTCCTACAGCGTGACGCAAGTGATTGCTTTCTGGCTGCTAACTTATGTGTTAAAGCTTAACTTTGGCTTGTTACGTCAACTGCTCGCACTGCGGTTCTACGGGATTGTGCTGTGGCTTTTGCGAATCGTCATTTTTGCAGGCGCATTTTTTGTGTACCAGTTTATCGTCATTGAGGCAAATCACGCCTTGTACAATTGGGTAGCGATCCTCTTGCTGGTGGTCTTGGTTGTTTTCTTAACCCGGGCTCGTTTGCAAGAAAAAGGGACCTTTTTCGCGGACATTGCCAGAGAACGTGATGCGCGGATGCGAATCGTCTCGTTAATGTTAATCCGCGTACTGGAGAAGAAAAGAAAACCAACGCGGAAGTATCCGCTGTTTTTTGCCAGATCACAGCGCTTGTTCAAGGGAAAAGGGGCCGGCAATGGGCTCGCTGATTTGTTGACCAAGTCCTTTTACAGAAGCGGCACGCAGTGGAAACAAACGCTCCAATTCGTTGTTGTGCTTAGCGGGGCTATGTTTGCTCTGCCTGGTGCGCTTAAAATCATTGTTTGGATAATCGCCGCTTGTTTGCTGGTCTTCTGGCGGAAATCCTTTTGCAAAGATGAATTAAGAGCGCCGTTCTTGACCCTTTTTCCAATACAGGACACCGATAAGCATCAAGCGCTGCAAACAGCAATTCCCGTATTAGTGCTGCCAGCCATCGTGTTAATCAGCTTATTCGCCGGCATTTCATTCTTTACTTGGTGGGGGCCGCTGCTGATGATTGGGGCTGCCATTCCGCTTGCTTATGGGACATCATCGGTATTTACAAGTTGGTATTAA
- a CDS encoding aldo/keto reductase → MSIGYRTLGRTGLQVSEVSLGTMAFGRWISEKESADVLDAALEAGINLVDTADVYGSGMDKDNPLETGESETILGNLLGARRHQIVLATKVHGRVGLGINDAGQSRYHIHRAIDNSLQRLKTDYIDLYQVHRFDEQTPLEESLRALDDLVRSGKVRYIGASNYAAWQIAKAHGISVQLHLERFQSVQPEYSIITRGIEQELLPFAISEGVGVIVYSPLGRGLLTGKYAYGEQPPAGTRGAFGEKRIQTLLEQEHHFRIVERLKPIAARKKWTLPQLALSWVLSRQGITSAILGASKPHHITDAWPTAHERLNVDELNEIDAITRQAHLELVGK, encoded by the coding sequence ATGAGTATTGGCTATCGAACATTAGGCCGAACAGGATTGCAAGTATCTGAAGTGAGTTTGGGGACTATGGCCTTTGGCCGCTGGATCAGCGAGAAAGAATCGGCCGACGTGTTGGATGCAGCGCTTGAGGCCGGTATTAATTTGGTGGATACGGCAGATGTCTACGGCTCGGGCATGGATAAGGATAATCCGCTTGAGACGGGAGAATCTGAGACGATTCTCGGTAATTTGCTTGGCGCGCGCAGACATCAGATCGTTCTGGCAACGAAGGTTCATGGACGTGTCGGGCTGGGCATTAATGATGCTGGACAAAGCCGGTATCATATTCATCGGGCGATTGATAACAGTTTGCAAAGATTAAAGACCGATTACATAGACTTGTACCAAGTTCATCGTTTTGATGAGCAGACTCCGCTTGAAGAAAGTCTGCGTGCACTGGACGATCTGGTTCGATCGGGGAAAGTCCGTTACATCGGCGCTTCCAATTATGCAGCCTGGCAAATTGCCAAAGCGCACGGGATCTCCGTGCAATTGCACTTGGAGCGGTTCCAAAGCGTTCAGCCGGAATACAGCATTATCACGCGCGGCATCGAACAGGAGCTGCTGCCATTTGCCATTTCGGAAGGCGTAGGCGTTATCGTCTATAGTCCGCTCGGCCGAGGGCTTTTGACAGGCAAATATGCTTATGGCGAGCAGCCTCCAGCCGGTACAAGAGGCGCTTTCGGTGAAAAACGGATTCAGACCTTGCTGGAGCAGGAGCATCATTTCCGCATTGTAGAGCGATTGAAGCCCATTGCTGCGCGGAAAAAGTGGACCCTGCCACAGTTGGCGCTTAGCTGGGTGCTGAGCAGACAAGGCATTACCTCGGCTATTCTGGGGGCGTCGAAGCCTCATCATATTACGGACGCGTGGCCGACAGCTCATGAAAGATTAAATGTGGATGAATTGAATGAAATTGATGCAATCACGCGTCAAGCGCATTTGGAACTTGTAGGCAAATAA
- a CDS encoding dienelactone hydrolase family protein, translated as MSVVSEWVHYGQGAYTGYAARPEDAAGPLPAVIIIQEIWGLDAHIQDVTRRFAEAGFVAFAPDLFSRNQSREAVLEAPRVAAAQAFLNAIPSSAWRNPEERAEALAGYPEAEQIQITETLNLLLNLQTRWSDFVQQLETTSQFLRDEYEPTQGQGVASVGFCLGGALSAALAGHDPALRGGVIFYGNPPSPELLANIKAPLLGLYGELDTRISEQIPGFAEQAEAADKSFEYYIYPAAQHAFFNDTRPSYHAASAKDAFGRTLKFLRGVLADR; from the coding sequence ATGAGTGTTGTGTCAGAATGGGTTCATTATGGACAAGGAGCATATACAGGCTATGCGGCGAGACCGGAAGATGCGGCTGGTCCGCTTCCTGCCGTGATTATTATTCAGGAAATCTGGGGTTTGGATGCGCACATCCAGGACGTAACCCGAAGATTTGCAGAAGCGGGGTTTGTGGCTTTTGCACCTGATTTATTTTCCCGCAATCAGTCGAGGGAAGCCGTTCTTGAAGCGCCTCGCGTAGCTGCGGCACAGGCGTTTCTGAACGCGATTCCTTCATCTGCATGGCGTAATCCCGAGGAACGGGCAGAGGCGTTGGCTGGATATCCGGAAGCGGAGCAGATCCAAATCACCGAGACGCTGAATCTTCTCCTTAATTTGCAGACGAGATGGAGTGACTTCGTCCAGCAGTTGGAGACGACATCGCAATTTCTGCGCGATGAGTATGAGCCGACACAGGGCCAGGGCGTGGCCTCGGTCGGATTCTGCTTGGGCGGCGCGCTCTCAGCCGCGCTTGCGGGCCATGACCCGGCGCTTCGCGGCGGAGTCATTTTTTATGGCAATCCGCCATCGCCAGAACTGCTAGCGAACATCAAAGCGCCGCTGCTGGGACTGTATGGCGAGCTTGATACGCGGATTTCGGAGCAGATCCCAGGCTTTGCGGAGCAAGCGGAAGCCGCGGACAAATCCTTCGAGTACTACATTTACCCAGCTGCTCAGCATGCGTTCTTCAATGACACGCGTCCAAGTTACCATGCTGCATCCGCCAAGGATGCTTTTGGGCGGACGCTGAAGTTTCTTCGTGGTGTGCTGGCTGATCGCTAG
- a CDS encoding NAD-dependent epimerase/dehydratase family protein, translated as MRTLEDLDQVMAEPSAALIEFMRELDGDIMLLGVGGKMGPSLAKLAMNAIAAAGVKKVVYGVSRFSETGLKDELQSYGVQTIACDLLNDQALQELPDVKNVIYMAGTKFGTTGKEHFTWIMNAYLPGRVAEKFSQSRIVVFSTGNVYPFTPVTYGGAHESIAPAPIGEYGQSCLGRERVFEHYSQKNGTPVLVYRLNYAIDLRYGVLLEIAKSIKEGRPINLAMGHFNCIWQGDANEIAIRSLLATQSPANFLNVTGPETVSVKYAAQQLGLRLGIEPQFVGQESETALLSNASKSMQLFGYPRVSLLQMFDWVAEWLQHGGSMINKPTHFQEREGKF; from the coding sequence ATGAGAACATTGGAAGATTTGGATCAAGTAATGGCGGAGCCGTCAGCGGCATTAATAGAGTTTATGCGGGAATTAGACGGGGATATCATGCTTCTTGGGGTTGGCGGGAAGATGGGACCCAGCCTTGCGAAGCTGGCTATGAATGCTATTGCGGCGGCAGGGGTGAAGAAAGTCGTCTATGGTGTTTCGCGTTTCTCCGAGACTGGATTAAAAGACGAGCTACAGTCTTACGGCGTGCAAACTATAGCTTGTGATCTGCTCAATGATCAAGCATTGCAAGAGCTGCCTGACGTAAAAAATGTCATTTACATGGCAGGAACAAAGTTCGGAACGACGGGCAAGGAACATTTTACATGGATTATGAATGCTTATTTACCGGGGCGTGTAGCAGAGAAATTCAGCCAATCACGCATTGTCGTGTTCTCTACAGGAAATGTTTATCCTTTTACGCCAGTGACTTATGGAGGCGCGCATGAATCTATTGCTCCAGCACCAATCGGTGAGTATGGACAGTCCTGTCTGGGCCGTGAGCGGGTATTCGAGCACTATAGTCAAAAGAATGGAACACCGGTGTTAGTGTACCGTTTGAACTACGCGATCGACCTGCGTTATGGCGTACTGCTTGAAATCGCGAAGTCGATTAAAGAAGGACGTCCGATTAATTTGGCAATGGGACACTTTAACTGTATTTGGCAAGGAGATGCCAATGAGATTGCCATTCGTTCGCTGCTTGCGACGCAAAGCCCGGCTAATTTCCTGAATGTCACAGGTCCTGAGACGGTTTCCGTCAAATATGCTGCTCAGCAATTAGGATTGCGACTTGGTATTGAACCGCAGTTTGTCGGTCAAGAATCCGAAACTGCCTTGCTCAGCAATGCTTCCAAAAGCATGCAATTATTCGGTTATCCGCGCGTTTCCCTGCTGCAAATGTTTGATTGGGTCGCAGAATGGCTGCAACATGGCGGCA